A part of Lutra lutra chromosome 2, mLutLut1.2, whole genome shotgun sequence genomic DNA contains:
- the TKTL2 gene encoding transketolase-like protein 2 isoform X2: MADDSQPDGSTVQVLRDVANRLRIHSIRATCASSSGHPTSCCSAAEIMAVLFFHTMRYKRTDPEHPDNDRFILSKGHAAPILYAAWAELGTIGESDLLSLRKIHCDLEGHPTPRLSFVDVATGSLGQGLGAACGMAYTGKYFDKASYRVFCLMGDGESSEGSVWEALAFASHYSLDNLVAVFDVNRLGQSGVTPLEHCTDVYQNRCEAFGWNTYLVDGHDVGALCQAFWRAAQVKSKPTAIVAKTFKGRGIPNIENAEDWHGKPMPKERVDAIIKLIESQIQTNRNLTPKLPVEDSPPVNIRNVKMTCLPDYVAGDRVATRKAYGLALAKLGHANDRVIVLAGDTKNSTFSEIFNEEHPERFIECFIAEQNMVSVALGCATRGRTIAFVSTFAAFLTRAFDQIRMGAISQTNINFIGSHCGVSTGEDGPSQMALEDLAIFRSIPNCTVFYPSDAVSTEYAVYMAANTKGMCFIRTSQPETTVIYTPQENFEIGQAKVIRQSVNDKVTVIGAGVTLHEALAAADSLSQQASWVMFDCSCLEISSDVCLISPPQFRSCTAAVKALMMYCTACHDCSIKR; encoded by the exons ATGGCAGACGACTCCCAGCCCGACGGGAGCACCGTGCAGGTGCTGCGGGACGTGGCGAACCGCCTGCGAATCCATTCCATCAGGGCCACGTGTGCGTCCAGCTCCGGCCACCCCACTTCGTGCTGCAGCGCCGCGGAGATCATGGCGGTGCTCTTCTTCCACACCATGAGGTATAAACGCACAGACCCGGAACACCCCGACAACGACCGATTCATCCTCTCCAAGGGCCATGCGGCCCCAATCCTCTACGCGGCTTGGGCAGAGTTGGGCACCATCGGCGAATCCGACTTGCTGAGCTTGAGGAAAATCCACTGTGACTTGGAGGGACATCCCACCCCCAGGCTGTCATTTGTGGATGTGGCGACGGGATCCCTTGGGCAAGGATTAGGCGCCGCGTGCGGAATGGCGTACACTGGCAAGTACTTTGACAAGGCCAGCTACCGGGTGTTCTGCCTCATGGGGGATGGCGAGTCCTCGGAAGGCTCTGTCTGGGAGGCTCTGGCCTTTGCTTCGCACTACAGTTTGGACAATCTGGTGGCAGTCTTCGACGTGAACCGCTTGGGACAAAGTGGAGTCACGCCCCTTGAGCACTGCACAGACGTCTATCAGAATCGCTGTGAAGCCTTTGGGTGGAATACGTACTTAGTGGATGGCCATGATGTGGGGGCGTTATGCCAAGCGTTCTGGCGAGCAGCTCAAGTGAAGAGCAAGCCCACGGCCATAGTGGCGAAGACCTTCAAGGGCCGAGGTATTCCGAATATCGAGAATGCAGAAGATTGGCATGGAAAGCCCATGCCAAAAGAGAGAGTAGATGCGATCATCAAATTAATTGAGAGTCAGATACAGACCAACCGGAATCTCACTCCGAAACTTCCCGTTGAAGACTCACCTCCAGTCAACATCAGGAATGTGAAAATGACCTGTCTGCCTGATTATGTGGCTGGAGACAGGGTAGCTACTAGGAAAGCATACGGTTTGGCATTGGCGAAACTGGGCCACGCAAACGACAGAGTTATTGTCTTGGCTGGTGACACCAAAAACTCCACCTTTTCCGAGATATTCAATGAAGAACACCCTGAGCGTTTTATTGAGTGTTTTATCGCTGAACAAAACATGGTGAGTGTGGCACTAGGCTGTGCCACCCGTGGTCGAACCATTGCTTTTGTCAGTACCTTTGCTGCCTTTTTGACCCGAGCATTTGATCAGATACGAATGGGAGCCATATCTCAAACCAATATCAATTTTATTGGTTCCCACTGTGGGGTATCCACTGGTGAAGATGGGCCCTCCCAGATGGCCCTGGAAGATCTAGCCATATTCCGAAGCATTCCCAATTGTACTGTTTTCTATCCAAGTGATGCTGTCTCGACAGAGTATGCTGTTTATATGGCTGCCAATACCAAAGGGATGTGCTTCATTCGGACCAGCCAACCAGAAACCACAGTTATTTATACCCCACAAGAAAATTTTGAGATTGGACAGGCCAAGGTCATCCGCCAGAGCGTTAATGACAAAGTCACAGTTATTGGAGCTGGAGTCACTCTGCACGAAGCCTTAGCAGCTGCAGACAGTCTTTCTCAACAAG CTTCCTGGGTAATGTTTGACTGCAGTTGCCTGGAGATTTCCTCTGATGTCTGCCTCATCTCTCCTCCGCAGTTTAGAAGCTGTACAGCTGCAGTAAAGGCTCTTATGATGTACTGTACTGCTTGCCATGACTGTTCCATAAAGAGATGA
- the TKTL2 gene encoding transketolase-like protein 2 isoform X1, which produces MADDSQPDGSTVQVLRDVANRLRIHSIRATCASSSGHPTSCCSAAEIMAVLFFHTMRYKRTDPEHPDNDRFILSKGHAAPILYAAWAELGTIGESDLLSLRKIHCDLEGHPTPRLSFVDVATGSLGQGLGAACGMAYTGKYFDKASYRVFCLMGDGESSEGSVWEALAFASHYSLDNLVAVFDVNRLGQSGVTPLEHCTDVYQNRCEAFGWNTYLVDGHDVGALCQAFWRAAQVKSKPTAIVAKTFKGRGIPNIENAEDWHGKPMPKERVDAIIKLIESQIQTNRNLTPKLPVEDSPPVNIRNVKMTCLPDYVAGDRVATRKAYGLALAKLGHANDRVIVLAGDTKNSTFSEIFNEEHPERFIECFIAEQNMVSVALGCATRGRTIAFVSTFAAFLTRAFDQIRMGAISQTNINFIGSHCGVSTGEDGPSQMALEDLAIFRSIPNCTVFYPSDAVSTEYAVYMAANTKGMCFIRTSQPETTVIYTPQENFEIGQAKVIRQSVNDKVTVIGAGVTLHEALAAADSLSQQGISIRVIDPFTIKPLDAANIISNAKATGGQVITVEDHYREGGIGEAVCAAVSREPDILVHQLAVSEVPQCGKPTELLDKFGISARHIIAAVKNTLMN; this is translated from the coding sequence ATGGCAGACGACTCCCAGCCCGACGGGAGCACCGTGCAGGTGCTGCGGGACGTGGCGAACCGCCTGCGAATCCATTCCATCAGGGCCACGTGTGCGTCCAGCTCCGGCCACCCCACTTCGTGCTGCAGCGCCGCGGAGATCATGGCGGTGCTCTTCTTCCACACCATGAGGTATAAACGCACAGACCCGGAACACCCCGACAACGACCGATTCATCCTCTCCAAGGGCCATGCGGCCCCAATCCTCTACGCGGCTTGGGCAGAGTTGGGCACCATCGGCGAATCCGACTTGCTGAGCTTGAGGAAAATCCACTGTGACTTGGAGGGACATCCCACCCCCAGGCTGTCATTTGTGGATGTGGCGACGGGATCCCTTGGGCAAGGATTAGGCGCCGCGTGCGGAATGGCGTACACTGGCAAGTACTTTGACAAGGCCAGCTACCGGGTGTTCTGCCTCATGGGGGATGGCGAGTCCTCGGAAGGCTCTGTCTGGGAGGCTCTGGCCTTTGCTTCGCACTACAGTTTGGACAATCTGGTGGCAGTCTTCGACGTGAACCGCTTGGGACAAAGTGGAGTCACGCCCCTTGAGCACTGCACAGACGTCTATCAGAATCGCTGTGAAGCCTTTGGGTGGAATACGTACTTAGTGGATGGCCATGATGTGGGGGCGTTATGCCAAGCGTTCTGGCGAGCAGCTCAAGTGAAGAGCAAGCCCACGGCCATAGTGGCGAAGACCTTCAAGGGCCGAGGTATTCCGAATATCGAGAATGCAGAAGATTGGCATGGAAAGCCCATGCCAAAAGAGAGAGTAGATGCGATCATCAAATTAATTGAGAGTCAGATACAGACCAACCGGAATCTCACTCCGAAACTTCCCGTTGAAGACTCACCTCCAGTCAACATCAGGAATGTGAAAATGACCTGTCTGCCTGATTATGTGGCTGGAGACAGGGTAGCTACTAGGAAAGCATACGGTTTGGCATTGGCGAAACTGGGCCACGCAAACGACAGAGTTATTGTCTTGGCTGGTGACACCAAAAACTCCACCTTTTCCGAGATATTCAATGAAGAACACCCTGAGCGTTTTATTGAGTGTTTTATCGCTGAACAAAACATGGTGAGTGTGGCACTAGGCTGTGCCACCCGTGGTCGAACCATTGCTTTTGTCAGTACCTTTGCTGCCTTTTTGACCCGAGCATTTGATCAGATACGAATGGGAGCCATATCTCAAACCAATATCAATTTTATTGGTTCCCACTGTGGGGTATCCACTGGTGAAGATGGGCCCTCCCAGATGGCCCTGGAAGATCTAGCCATATTCCGAAGCATTCCCAATTGTACTGTTTTCTATCCAAGTGATGCTGTCTCGACAGAGTATGCTGTTTATATGGCTGCCAATACCAAAGGGATGTGCTTCATTCGGACCAGCCAACCAGAAACCACAGTTATTTATACCCCACAAGAAAATTTTGAGATTGGACAGGCCAAGGTCATCCGCCAGAGCGTTAATGACAAAGTCACAGTTATTGGAGCTGGAGTCACTCTGCACGAAGCCTTAGCAGCTGCAGACAGTCTTTCTCAACAAGGTATCTCTATCCGTGTCATTGACCCATTTACCATTAAACCCCTGGATGCTGCCAACATCATCTCCAATGCAAAAGCTACTGGTGGCCAGGTTATCACAGTGGAGGATCACTACCGGGAAGGTGGCATTGGAGAAGCTGTATGTGCAGCTGTCTCTAGAGAGCCTGACATCCTGGTTCATCAGCTGGCAGTGTCAGAAGTGCCTCAATGTGGGAAACCTACTGAATTACTGGATAAATTTGGAATCAGTGCTAGACACATCATAGCAGCTGTGAAAAATACTTTAATGAACTAA